In a genomic window of Colius striatus isolate bColStr4 chromosome 2, bColStr4.1.hap1, whole genome shotgun sequence:
- the BORCS6 gene encoding LOW QUALITY PROTEIN: BLOC-1-related complex subunit 6 (The sequence of the model RefSeq protein was modified relative to this genomic sequence to represent the inferred CDS: inserted 1 base in 1 codon; deleted 1 base in 1 codon) — protein MVAQSDPLLGEHGGGVKGAASGAPCCYPSGTRPLPPPLQSPRGDGESGTPLRRAQPIRAPRRPLRPRLGQSEATQTVGAPPASAGRPIRTDTNSGHAPVSKSRARSAKPEXRFSACERCRPIGRHTNSRGRASSLLAANRGGRKQEAARPLAASGAPLGTHASPAMEVPGGQPAAAAAEREEGPGREAAGLRRDERSLEALSLAAGGGAVAAAAGRQLAEGRRATLASALELEGTVLREGRLTQFVANNLERRIRLSGAPRGEPAPAAASGGGSIPAIDPGALQDVVALAGQVAAQVDELLRNVHCGLQALTALSVGCIQTYRDGVESLGEAADLSIRAMYALVARCEELDRAMQPVPALAKRIRDMKGTLERLEGLCK, from the exons ATGGTGGCGCAATCGGATCCGCTGCTAGGAGAACATGGCGGGGGAGTGAAAGGAGCAGCCAGCGGCGCC CCGTGTTGTTACCCGAGCGGGACACGCCCCCTTCCGCCCCCGCTCCAATCGCCGCGCGGGGACGGCGAGAGCGGCACGCCCCTCCGCCGGGCGCAGCCAATCCGAGCGCCGCGGCGGCCGCTCCGGCCCCGCCTCGGCCAATCAGAAGCGACACAAACAGTTGGGGCCCCGCCCGCTTCCGCAGGCCGGCCAATCCGGACAGACACAAACAGCGGGCACGCCCCAGTCTCCAAGTCACGGGCCCGCAGTGCGAAGCCGG GGCGGTTCTCTGCCTGCGAGCGCTGCCGGCCAATCGGGCGGCACACAAACAGCCGCGGCCGCGCCTCCTCGCTCCTCGCGGCCAATCGCGGGGGACGTAAACAGGAGGCGGCGCGCCCCCTGGCGGCTAGCGGCGCGCCGTTGGGCACGCACGCGTCGCCCGCCATGGAGGTTCCCGGCGGGCAgccggccgcggcggcggcggagcgggaGGAGGGCCCcggccgggaggcggcggggctGAGGCGGGACGAGCGGAGCCTGGAGGCGCTGAGCCTGGccgccggcggcggggcggtggcggcggcggcggggcggcagCTGGCAGAGGGGCGGCGGGCGACGCTGGCGAGCGCCCTGGAGCTGGAGGGGACGGTGCTGCGCGAGGGGCGCCTCACGCAGTTCGTAGCCAACAACCTGGAGCGGCGGATCCGGCTGAGCGGCGCCCCGCGGGGCGAgccggccccggcggcggcgagcggcggcggctccATCCCCGCCATCGACCCCGGCGCGCTGCAGGACGTGGTGGCCCTGGCCGGGCAGGTGGCGGCGCAGGTGGACGAGCTGCTGCGCAACGTGCACTGCGGCCTGCAGGCCCTGACGGCGCTCAGCGTCGGCTGCATCCAGACGTACCGCGACGGCGTGGAGAGCCTGGGCGAGGCGGCCGACCTCAGCATCCGCGCCATGTACGCGCTGGTGGCGCGCTGCGAGGAGCTGGACCGCGCCATGCAGCCCGTGCCCGCGCTGGCCAAGCGCATCCGCGACATGAAGGGCACTCTGGAGCGGCTGGAGGGGCTCTGCAAGTaa
- the PNRC1 gene encoding proline-rich nuclear receptor coactivator 1, with the protein MVTTTAPPPFLARISAGTEDPRRLPSALLQRLRRGDSNCENQPSCCLAGSGGSARPALKRVRRRRGKIRPSPAGLLPSRYQQYQQHRAGLGRRTPLGTHAPGELRPHPAPPAAAVPSLVTVPPEEPPAPAPSRPAPSKPLRKEFLKNKMGKSEKAAISHSQPVHGLHLGEQPKSNRQKSKCNMPLTKITSAKKIENFWQDSVSPEIVQKQEKKPLKNTENFRNAKSKKPIALPEASQKENYAGAKFSDPPSPSVLPKPPSHWVGGTAEPSDQNRELMAVHLKTLLKVQV; encoded by the exons ATGGTCACCACCACGGCGCCGCCGCCCTTCCTGGCTCGGATCTCGGCGGGCACCGAAGACCCTCGGCGGCTGCCTTCTGCTCTTCTGCAGCGGCTCAGGCGGGGGGACAGCAACTGTGAGaaccagcccagctgctgcctggcaggcTCGGGCGGCAGCGCGAGGCCCGCGCTGAAGAGAGTCCGGCGGAGGAGGGGAAAGATCCGGCCCAGCCCCGCGGGTCTCCTGCCTAGCCGCTACCAGCAGTACCAGCAGCACCGCGCCGGCCTGGGGAGGAGGACCCCGCTGGGAACGCACGCACCGGGCGAACTTCGCCCTCACCCTGCGCCTCCAGCCGCAGCCGTCCCCAGCTTGGTAACGGTCCCTCCGGAGGAACCTCCCGCGCCCGCCCCTTCGAGACCAGCGCCCAGCAAACCCCTCAGGAAGGAG TTCTTAAAGAACAAGATGGGAAAGTCTGAGAAGGCTGCCATCTCCCACAGCCAGCCTGTTCACGGTTTACACCTGGGTGAACAACCAAAGAGTAACAGGCAGAAGAGTAAATGTAACATGCCACTGACAAAGATCACCTCCGCAAAAAAGATAGAGAACTTTTGGCAAGATTCTGTGTCGCCAGAAATAGTTcagaagcaggagaaaaagcCACTTAAAAACACAGAGAACTTCAGAAATGCCAAGTCCAAGAAACCTATCGCCCTGCCTGAAGCGagccaaaaagaaaattacGCTGGGGCAAAATTCAGCGACCCACCATCTCCCAGTGTCCTTCCAAAGCCTCCTAGCCACTGGGTAGGGGGCACAGCTGAACCATCTGACCAAAACAGGGAGTTGATGGCAGTCCATTTGAAAACTCTCCTAAAAGTTCAAGTGTAG